The genomic DNA ATAAGCCTAGTCCTGTCCCCGAATCCTTCGTTGAGAAGAATGGATCAAAGATATATTCTTGAATAGCTAGAGGAATACCAATTCCATTGTCTGTGAAAGTAATCCGAACGAAGTTATCTAGGCGATAACTAGTGATTTGAATAGAAAGAGGCTTTTCGCCTTGAGCATCGACGGCATTTTGAAATAGGTTTAAAAATACTTGAACAAGTTCATGTCGATCAATATTGACTAAAATATCATCTAATTCATTAGAAAAGTTATAATCAATTGAAATGTTATGCAAGAAGACTTCACTAGCTAGTAACTGTTGAATATAGTCGCATAAAAATGTATTAATAGGAAACGGTTCTCTTGTAAATTCACGTGTTTTTGAAATGGCTAAAAATTTTGTAATAATACTATTTGCACGATCTAATTCAGGGATAAGTAAGCTTTTAAATAACTCTTTATTTGATGGAGAAACACTTTCTTGTAAAAATTGTAAGTATCCTCGTACTGTCGTAAGAGGGTTTCGTACCTCGTGTGCAATTCCGGCTGCGATTCGTCCTGCTAACGAAAACTTCTCTGCATCACGCTCTGTGTTTAAATAATGAAAGACACTAATAACCCTAAAAATCTCCCCGTTATAATCGCGAATAATTCGGTTGTTTATAATGCCATAGTTTTTGTCTAAAACTTCTTCATTATATATTTCTGTTCCCGTTCTTAATGTTTCAATCGCTTTAATTTTTTCTTCCGGCAAGTTTAGTAATTGTTGAATCGGTTTTCCGATAATATCATTTCGTATTACACCGAAATCATCTGCGGCAACTTGATTACATAAAGTAATATTCCCTTTACTATCGACAAAGGTTACATGATGTGAAAAGGCATCAAAAATATGTACAAAGTGTTTTTCAAGTTGTTCAAATAAGAATAATGAATCACAA from Bacillus cereus G9842 includes the following:
- a CDS encoding ATP-binding protein, producing the protein MLPNDATVSHEKRIEELENKVRFYEELVNQLPHHFTYKNPHIGLQIKKTRATHSIQEIPKENKEAHFQLTCDSLFLFEQLEKHFVHIFDAFSHHVTFVDSKGNITLCNQVAADDFGVIRNDIIGKPIQQLLNLPEEKIKAIETLRTGTEIYNEEVLDKNYGIINNRIIRDYNGEIFRVISVFHYLNTERDAEKFSLAGRIAAGIAHEVRNPLTTVRGYLQFLQESVSPSNKELFKSLLIPELDRANSIITKFLAISKTREFTREPFPINTFLCDYIQQLLASEVFLHNISIDYNFSNELDDILVNIDRHELVQVFLNLFQNAVDAQGEKPLSIQITSYRLDNFVRITFTDNGIGIPLAIQEYIFDPFFSTKDSGTGLGLSVTKKIIQNHNGTLKMTSDPDGTTFTISIPILPKVNREAINL